The following are encoded in a window of Streptomyces sp. Go-475 genomic DNA:
- a CDS encoding lysophospholipid acyltransferase family protein, giving the protein MAELVYRPVVGFARTLFKVWDLKIDCQGSENIPRSGGAVLVSNHISYLDFVFNGLAALPQKRLVRFMAKESVFRHRISGPLMRGMKHIPVDRKQGEAAYAHALDSLRSGEIVGVFPEATISQSFTLKSFKSGAARLAQEAGVPLVPMAVWGTQRLWTKGHPRNFKRSHIPITIRVGEAIEASRDKYAGAITRQVRERVQELLEAAQRAYPVRPKGPEDTWWMPAHLGGTAPTPEQVREAEAR; this is encoded by the coding sequence ATGGCAGAGCTCGTCTACCGTCCCGTCGTCGGTTTCGCCCGCACGCTGTTCAAGGTGTGGGACCTCAAGATCGACTGTCAGGGTTCGGAGAACATCCCGCGCTCGGGCGGCGCCGTGTTGGTGAGCAACCACATCAGCTACCTGGACTTCGTCTTCAACGGCCTGGCGGCGCTGCCGCAGAAACGTCTCGTGCGCTTCATGGCGAAGGAGTCCGTCTTCCGCCACCGCATCTCGGGGCCTCTGATGCGCGGCATGAAGCACATCCCGGTGGACCGCAAGCAGGGCGAGGCGGCGTACGCGCACGCCTTGGACTCGCTGCGGTCGGGCGAGATCGTCGGGGTCTTCCCCGAGGCGACGATCTCGCAGTCGTTCACGCTGAAGAGCTTCAAGTCGGGGGCCGCGCGCCTGGCCCAGGAGGCCGGTGTCCCGCTGGTCCCGATGGCCGTGTGGGGCACCCAGCGGCTGTGGACCAAGGGCCACCCGCGCAACTTCAAGCGCAGCCACATCCCCATCACGATCCGGGTCGGCGAGGCGATCGAGGCCTCCCGCGACAAGTACGCGGGTGCCATCACGCGCCAGGTGCGCGAGCGCGTCCAGGAGCTCCTGGAGGCCGCCCAGCGGGCCTACCCGGTGCGCCCGAAGGGCCCGGAGGACACCTGGTGGATGCCGGCCCACCTCGGCGGCACGGCGCCGACGCCGGAGCAGGTGCGGGAGGCCGAGGCGCGCTGA